The Chlorocebus sabaeus isolate Y175 chromosome 1, mChlSab1.0.hap1, whole genome shotgun sequence genome includes a region encoding these proteins:
- the TRIM5 gene encoding tripartite motif-containing protein 5 isoform X2, with protein MASGILLNVKEEVTCPICLELLTEPLSLPCGHSFCQACITANHKESMLYKEEERSCPVCRISYQPENIQPNRHVANIVEKLREVKLSPEEGQKVDHCARHGEKLLLFCQEDSKVICWLCERSQEHRGHHTFLMEEVAQEYHVKLQTALEMLRQKQQEAEKLEADIREEKASWKIQIDYDKTNVSADFEQLREILDWEESNELQNLEKEEEDILKSLTKSETEMVQQTQYMRELISDLEHRLQGSMMELLQGVDGIIKRIENMTLKKPKTFHKNQRRVFRAPDLKGMLDMFRELTDVRRYWGKEKSHYHQPPCGLSLLLSLSFRILCSLLGLVSCFKIYDSPSNTYITYPSL; from the exons ATGGCTTCTGGAATCCTGCTTAATGTAAAGGAGGAGGTGACCTGTCCCATctgcctggaactcctgacagAACCCCTGAGTCTGCCCTGCGGCCACAGCTTCTGCCAAGCGTGCATCACTGCAAACCACAAGGAGTCCATGCTAtacaaagaagaagagagaagctgCCCTGTGTGCCGGATCAGTTACCAGCCTGAGAATATACAGCCTAATCGGCATGTAGCCAACATAGTGgagaagctcagagaggtcaagttgAGCCCAGAAGAGGGGCAGAAGGTTGATCACTGTGCACGCCATGGAGAGAAACTCCTACTCTTCTGTCAGGAGGACAGCAAGGTCATTTGCTGGCTTTGTGAGCGGTCTCAGGAGCACCGTGGTCACCACACTTTCCTCATGGAGGAGGTTGCCCAGGAGTACCAT GTGAAGCTCCAGACAGCTCtggagatgctgaggcagaagcagcAGGAAGCTGAAAAGTTGGAAGCTGAcatcagagaagagaaagcttCCTGGAAG ATTCAAATAGACTACGACAAAACCAACGTCTCGGCAGATTTTGAGCAACTGAGAGAGATCCTGGACTGGGAGGAGAGCAATGAGCTGCAGAacctggagaaggaggaagaagacatTCTGAAAAGCCTTACGAAGTCTGAAACGGAGATGGTGCAGCAGACCCAGTACATGAGAGAGCTCATCTCAGATCTGGAGCATCGGTTGCAGGGGTCAATGATGGAGCTGCTGcag gGTGTGGATGGCATCATTAAAAG GATTGAGAACATGACCTTGAAGAAGCCaaaaacatttcacaaaaatCAAAGGAGAGTGTTTCGAGCTCCTGATCTGAAAGGAATGCTAGACATGTTTAGAG agcTAACAGATGTCCGACGCTACTGGGGTAAGGAGAAATCACATTATCATCAGCCACCCTGTggcttatcattattattatctttatcttttagaattttatgtTCTCTGTTAGGTCTC GTCTCGTGTTTTAAGATTTATGATTCTCCTTCCAACACATACATAACTTACCCCTCCTTATAA
- the TRIM5 gene encoding tripartite motif-containing protein 5 isoform X1: MASGILLNVKEEVTCPICLELLTEPLSLPCGHSFCQACITANHKESMLYKEEERSCPVCRISYQPENIQPNRHVANIVEKLREVKLSPEEGQKVDHCARHGEKLLLFCQEDSKVICWLCERSQEHRGHHTFLMEEVAQEYHVKLQTALEMLRQKQQEAEKLEADIREEKASWKIQIDYDKTNVSADFEQLREILDWEESNELQNLEKEEEDILKSLTKSETEMVQQTQYMRELISDLEHRLQGSMMELLQGVDGIIKRIENMTLKKPKTFHKNQRRVFRAPDLKGMLDMFRELTDVRRYWVDVTLAPNNISHAVIAEDKRQVSYRNPQIMYQSPGSLFGSLTNFSYCTGVPGSQSITSGKLTNFNYCTGVLGSQSITSGKHYWEVDVSKKSAWILGVCAGFQPNATYNIEQNENYQPKYGYWVIGLQEGDKYSVFQDGSSHTPFAPFIVPLSVIICPDRVGVFVDYEACTVSFFNITNHGFLIYKFSQCSFSKPVFPYLNPRKCTVPMTLCSPSS; encoded by the exons ATGGCTTCTGGAATCCTGCTTAATGTAAAGGAGGAGGTGACCTGTCCCATctgcctggaactcctgacagAACCCCTGAGTCTGCCCTGCGGCCACAGCTTCTGCCAAGCGTGCATCACTGCAAACCACAAGGAGTCCATGCTAtacaaagaagaagagagaagctgCCCTGTGTGCCGGATCAGTTACCAGCCTGAGAATATACAGCCTAATCGGCATGTAGCCAACATAGTGgagaagctcagagaggtcaagttgAGCCCAGAAGAGGGGCAGAAGGTTGATCACTGTGCACGCCATGGAGAGAAACTCCTACTCTTCTGTCAGGAGGACAGCAAGGTCATTTGCTGGCTTTGTGAGCGGTCTCAGGAGCACCGTGGTCACCACACTTTCCTCATGGAGGAGGTTGCCCAGGAGTACCAT GTGAAGCTCCAGACAGCTCtggagatgctgaggcagaagcagcAGGAAGCTGAAAAGTTGGAAGCTGAcatcagagaagagaaagcttCCTGGAAG ATTCAAATAGACTACGACAAAACCAACGTCTCGGCAGATTTTGAGCAACTGAGAGAGATCCTGGACTGGGAGGAGAGCAATGAGCTGCAGAacctggagaaggaggaagaagacatTCTGAAAAGCCTTACGAAGTCTGAAACGGAGATGGTGCAGCAGACCCAGTACATGAGAGAGCTCATCTCAGATCTGGAGCATCGGTTGCAGGGGTCAATGATGGAGCTGCTGcag gGTGTGGATGGCATCATTAAAAG GATTGAGAACATGACCTTGAAGAAGCCaaaaacatttcacaaaaatCAAAGGAGAGTGTTTCGAGCTCCTGATCTGAAAGGAATGCTAGACATGTTTAGAG agcTAACAGATGTCCGACGCTACTGGG TTGATGTGACACTGGCTCCAAACAACATTTCGCATGCTGTCATTGCTGAAGATAAGAGACAAGTGAGCTATCGGAACCCACAGATAATGTATCAGTCACCAGGGTCATTATTTGGGTCACTCACgaatttcagttattgtactggCGTCCCGGGCTCCCAAAGTATCACATCAGGGAAACTCACGAATTTCAATTATTGTACTGGCGTCCTGGGCTCCCAAAGTATCACATCAGGGAAACATTACTGGGAGGTAGATGTGTCCAAGAAAAGTGCTTGGATCCTGGGGGTATGTGCTGGCTTCCAACCCAATGCAACGTATAAtattgaacaaaatgaaaattatcaaCCTAAATATGGCTACTGGGTTATAGGGTTACAGGAAGGAGATAAATATAGTGTTTTCCAGGATGGTTCCTCACATACTCCTTTTGCTCCTTTCATTGTGCCCCTCTCTGTGATTATTTGTCCTGATCGTGTTGGAGTTTTCGTAGACTATGAGGCTTGCACTGTCTCATTCTTCAATATCACAAACCATGGATTTCTCATCTATAAGTTTTCTCAGTGTTCTTTTTCTAAGCCTGTATTTCCATATTTAAATCCCAGAAAATGTACAGTCCCCATGACTCTGTGCTCACCAAGCTCTTGA